The Gimibacter soli genome includes a region encoding these proteins:
- a CDS encoding SPOR domain-containing protein yields the protein MTTNSSFRLMATGACLVTLAACAGHSTSAGATPDVQAASAAMQSSGATGSLIDVADRLAAEGNHAAAIPLYRSLLGGSDGDRARVGLAASLNATGSPEEAMKVLRSLIDDKNASGDAWHAMGKTFLSLGQFDQALAAFTEASNRMSGDGRPRSGRGIALAALGRLDDAVESFDSAGDTLGQSNKALVLAAWDQPDEAIAILEPIVSNAEGGPRDRQNLAFAYLMAGRDKDAERMARLDLDAATVADTFGFYNAIKSLTPEERMRSLAIGAISPATDGATPGNLRLTDTEDRDAAANRLVTDPASADTVEMMPAAPAAPATPVAEKKPYQQGDIPPLLESEGWALQIAAYRTVKELIRGWDLLHAANQDILNGIEPRRSEVDFGTRDTKPSGFYYRLNAGPLKSLAEARELCNALKANGTDCWIRPPEPSEGKKPTDAE from the coding sequence ATGACGACAAACTCTTCCTTCAGGCTGATGGCGACGGGCGCTTGTCTTGTTACCCTTGCCGCATGCGCCGGACATTCTACCTCGGCCGGTGCCACCCCCGATGTGCAGGCAGCTTCCGCCGCGATGCAAAGCAGCGGCGCCACCGGCAGCCTTATCGATGTCGCCGACCGGCTGGCAGCGGAAGGCAATCATGCCGCCGCCATCCCGCTTTATCGCTCGCTACTTGGCGGCAGCGATGGCGACCGCGCCCGGGTCGGCCTTGCCGCCAGCCTGAATGCCACCGGATCGCCCGAAGAAGCGATGAAGGTGCTGCGCTCGCTGATCGATGACAAGAATGCCTCGGGCGATGCCTGGCACGCCATGGGCAAGACCTTCCTGTCGCTCGGGCAGTTTGATCAGGCGCTGGCCGCCTTCACCGAAGCCTCCAACCGGATGTCCGGCGACGGGCGTCCCCGTTCGGGCCGCGGCATTGCGCTCGCCGCCCTTGGACGGCTGGATGATGCGGTCGAAAGTTTCGATAGCGCCGGCGATACGCTTGGCCAATCCAACAAGGCGCTGGTGCTGGCCGCGTGGGACCAGCCTGACGAAGCGATCGCGATCCTTGAGCCCATCGTATCGAACGCCGAAGGCGGCCCGCGTGACCGCCAGAATCTGGCCTTCGCCTACCTGATGGCCGGCCGTGACAAGGATGCGGAACGGATGGCCCGGCTCGACCTCGATGCCGCCACCGTTGCCGACACTTTCGGCTTCTATAATGCCATCAAGTCATTGACACCGGAGGAGCGCATGCGCTCGCTCGCCATCGGGGCCATTTCGCCCGCAACCGATGGCGCCACCCCGGGCAACCTGCGCCTCACCGATACCGAAGACCGCGATGCGGCGGCAAACCGGCTGGTGACCGATCCGGCTTCGGCCGATACGGTCGAGATGATGCCAGCAGCCCCCGCCGCCCCTGCGACACCGGTCGCCGAGAAGAAGCCTTACCAGCAGGGCGATATCCCGCCGCTCCTCGAATCCGAAGGCTGGGCGCTGCAGATCGCCGCCTATCGCACCGTCAAGGAACTGATCCGGGGCTGGGATCTCCTTCATGCCGCCAACCAGGATATCCTGAACGGCATCGAACCGCGCCGCTCGGAAGTGGATTTCGGCACGCGCGACACCAAGCCGTCGGGCTTCTATTACCGTCTGAATGCCGGTCCGCTGAAGTCCCTTGCCGAAGCGCGGGAGCTGTGCAACGCGCTGAAGGCCAACGGCACCGATTGCTGGATCCGCCCGCCTGAGCCTTCGGAAGGCAAGAAGCCGACTGACGCCGAGTAA
- a CDS encoding ParA family protein, with product MRVVAVSSQKGGSGKTTLSGHLAVEAVRQGAGKVALIDTDPQGSLAAWWNARETADPAFAQTSIYDLEADLNALREENFQLVIIDTPPAITRSIQAVVAKSDLVIIPTRPSPHDLRAAGATVDLVERAGKPLVFVINAATPRARLTTEAAIALSAHGAVAPTVIHNRQDFAASMIDGRTVMEASPSSKSTEEIAALWTFIDERIRRLPVKAGFKTVHQPRATFGRAAFGGSPLHAVS from the coding sequence ATGCGTGTAGTGGCAGTGTCATCGCAGAAAGGCGGCTCCGGCAAAACGACCTTGTCGGGGCATCTCGCAGTCGAAGCCGTCCGGCAGGGGGCAGGCAAGGTTGCGCTGATTGATACCGATCCCCAGGGCAGCCTCGCTGCATGGTGGAATGCGCGGGAGACGGCAGACCCCGCTTTTGCACAAACCAGCATTTATGACCTTGAGGCAGACCTCAACGCGCTGCGTGAGGAAAACTTCCAGCTCGTGATCATCGATACCCCGCCCGCCATCACCCGCTCGATCCAGGCCGTGGTTGCGAAGTCGGACCTCGTGATCATCCCGACACGCCCGAGCCCGCATGACCTGCGCGCCGCCGGTGCCACCGTCGATCTGGTTGAACGCGCCGGCAAGCCTCTGGTGTTCGTCATCAATGCCGCCACGCCGCGGGCCCGCCTGACGACCGAAGCCGCCATCGCGCTTTCTGCGCACGGTGCAGTGGCCCCGACCGTCATCCATAACCGGCAGGATTTTGCTGCCAGCATGATCGACGGCCGCACCGTGATGGAAGCTTCCCCCTCGTCCAAATCGACGGAAGAGATCGCAGCGCTCTGGACTTTCATCGACGAACGTATCCGCCGCCTGCCTGTGAAGGCCGGCTTCAAGACCGTGCACCAGCCGCGCGCGACCTTTGGCCGTGCCGCTTTCGGCGGGTCGCCGCTGCATGCAGTGAGCTGA
- a CDS encoding 2Fe-2S iron-sulfur cluster-binding protein has protein sequence MTKIIFVNPEGEERIVDAKDGVSVMENAMQNGVDGILADCGGACACATCHVYVDEAFAGKLTPPSDMEISMLEMNDYRRENSRLSCQINVSAELEGLRVHTPESQY, from the coding sequence ATGACCAAGATCATCTTCGTGAACCCGGAAGGCGAGGAACGCATCGTCGATGCCAAGGATGGCGTTTCGGTGATGGAAAATGCCATGCAAAACGGCGTGGATGGCATCCTTGCCGATTGCGGCGGCGCCTGTGCCTGCGCCACCTGCCATGTCTATGTGGACGAGGCCTTCGCCGGCAAGCTGACACCGCCGAGCGATATGGAAATTTCGATGCTGGAAATGAACGACTACCGGCGCGAAAATTCCCGCCTTTCCTGCCAGATCAATGTCTCGGCAGAGCTTGAGGGACTGCGAGTCCACACGCCCGAAAGCCAGTATTGA
- a CDS encoding NAD(P)/FAD-dependent oxidoreductase: protein MGQVGMVEAGINNILLIGAGQAAIQLAHSLRMKGFEGAITLIGEEAYPPYQRPPLSKAFLKGEMEEPRLYLKPESFYTDKKVALVTRTRAAAIDRAARVVTTSDGKMHGYDRLVIATGTRPRLLDELTGIRGVQVMRGIDDAKALKARVGDLRHVTLLGGGYIGLEAAAVLAEAGIAVTVLERMPRLLSRVTGEAISDYFLSLHQSHGVDVRLNAEVERFVTADGHISGIVMKGGETFVTDLLMVGIGVLPNQELAADAGIACANGISVDEDCLTSDPAIYAIGDCAFRPLAGQEGRLRLESVPNAIEMAEIAACHITGNPRPAYDAPWFWSDQYSTKIQTAGLFTGHTSTVVRGTPESGKFAVFYFRDDAFIAVDAINDAQAFMLGKQVLKAGLPLTAAMVADEARPIPEILKTLKTVGAQ from the coding sequence ATGGGACAGGTGGGCATGGTGGAAGCCGGCATCAACAATATCCTTTTGATCGGCGCCGGACAGGCGGCGATCCAGCTTGCACATTCGCTGAGGATGAAAGGCTTTGAAGGCGCGATCACCCTGATCGGCGAAGAGGCCTATCCGCCCTACCAGCGCCCGCCGCTGTCGAAAGCCTTCCTGAAGGGCGAGATGGAAGAGCCGCGCCTGTATCTGAAGCCCGAAAGCTTTTACACCGACAAGAAGGTCGCCCTCGTCACCCGCACCCGCGCCGCCGCCATCGACCGCGCGGCCAGGGTGGTAACAACATCTGACGGCAAAATGCATGGCTATGACCGGCTGGTGATCGCCACCGGCACCCGCCCGCGCCTGCTGGACGAACTGACCGGCATTCGCGGCGTGCAGGTGATGCGCGGCATCGATGACGCCAAGGCGCTGAAAGCCCGCGTCGGCGACCTGCGCCATGTCACCCTGCTGGGCGGCGGCTATATCGGGCTCGAGGCTGCAGCCGTGCTGGCCGAAGCGGGCATTGCGGTCACCGTGCTTGAACGCATGCCAAGGCTTCTGTCGCGCGTCACCGGCGAGGCGATTTCCGACTATTTCCTGTCGCTGCACCAAAGCCACGGTGTGGATGTGCGTCTGAATGCCGAGGTCGAGCGTTTTGTAACCGCCGACGGCCATATCAGCGGCATCGTCATGAAAGGCGGCGAAACCTTCGTGACCGATCTTCTGATGGTCGGTATCGGCGTCCTGCCCAATCAGGAACTGGCGGCGGATGCGGGCATCGCCTGCGCCAACGGCATCAGCGTCGACGAGGACTGCCTGACGTCAGACCCCGCCATCTATGCCATCGGTGACTGTGCCTTCCGGCCGCTCGCCGGGCAGGAAGGCCGACTGCGGCTTGAAAGCGTGCCGAATGCGATCGAGATGGCGGAAATCGCCGCCTGCCATATTACCGGTAATCCGCGCCCGGCCTATGACGCGCCCTGGTTCTGGTCCGATCAATATTCGACCAAGATCCAGACCGCCGGGCTTTTCACCGGCCACACCTCAACCGTGGTGCGTGGCACCCCTGAAAGCGGCAAGTTCGCCGTCTTCTATTTCAGGGACGACGCCTTCATCGCGGTTGATGCCATCAACGACGCACAGGCCTTCATGCTCGGCAAGCAGGTGCTCAAGGCCGGCCTGCCGCTGACCGCCGCGATGGTCGCCGATGAAGCCCGGCCGATCCCCGAGATCCTCAAAACCCTCAAGACTGTAGGTGCCCAATGA
- a CDS encoding AraC family transcriptional regulator, whose protein sequence is MLASEGRLEPLIWSTVIRSLRIPLLEHDLDPDALMRASGIDPQDVLRTNGEVPLKAYLRFMELAAQQSGNPTLGLHLARSAGPETLGAIGFLFLSSKTILEAMQNLSHYINILQGVTFAQVVQDNEETSFVYQLLHVKDHDCRQDVEFSLMLTKRLIRIFAEGEVPISGVYFRHAPLADKRVYEKLIKAPVYFGQDYNCVSIPASCNRVRGKVLDESLSPILKTFLDREFETIQRMKTLGDQVEYVLYGNRIAPPITARKVAQHIGMSEATLYRRLKAEGVSFSDLLDARNFTLARDYLTTTRMTATEIGYLIGFADSASFSRAFSRWSGGVGPSEYRRRHTGAKETAA, encoded by the coding sequence ATGCTGGCAAGCGAAGGACGGCTGGAGCCGCTTATCTGGTCAACCGTGATCCGCAGCCTCAGGATTCCGCTCCTTGAGCATGACCTTGATCCGGACGCCCTGATGCGCGCTTCCGGCATCGATCCGCAGGATGTGCTGCGCACGAACGGCGAGGTGCCACTGAAGGCCTATCTGCGCTTCATGGAACTGGCGGCGCAGCAATCGGGCAACCCCACGCTCGGCCTTCATCTTGCACGGTCGGCGGGGCCCGAAACGCTGGGCGCCATCGGCTTCCTGTTCCTGTCGTCGAAAACCATCCTCGAGGCGATGCAGAATCTCAGCCACTATATCAATATCCTGCAGGGCGTGACCTTTGCGCAGGTGGTGCAGGACAATGAGGAAACCTCGTTCGTCTATCAGCTGCTGCATGTGAAGGATCACGATTGTCGGCAGGACGTGGAGTTTTCCCTGATGCTGACCAAGCGCCTGATCCGCATTTTCGCGGAGGGCGAGGTGCCGATCAGCGGTGTTTATTTCCGCCACGCACCGCTTGCCGACAAGCGCGTTTATGAAAAGCTGATCAAGGCGCCCGTTTATTTCGGGCAGGATTATAACTGCGTCTCGATCCCCGCATCCTGCAACCGGGTGCGCGGCAAGGTACTGGATGAAAGCCTTTCGCCGATCCTGAAAACCTTCCTCGACCGCGAGTTTGAAACAATCCAGCGGATGAAGACGCTGGGTGACCAGGTCGAATATGTCCTTTATGGCAACCGCATCGCGCCGCCCATCACGGCGCGGAAAGTGGCGCAGCATATCGGCATGTCGGAAGCGACCCTCTATCGCCGGCTGAAGGCGGAAGGGGTTTCCTTCTCGGACCTTCTGGACGCCCGCAACTTCACCCTCGCGCGGGACTATCTGACCACCACACGGATGACGGCGACCGAAATCGGCTACCTGATCGGCTTTGCCGATTCCGCTTCCTTCTCCCGCGCCTTCAGCCGCTGGTCGGGCGGCGTCGGGCCGTCCGAATATCGTCGTCGGCATACAGGCGCGAAGGAAACTGCCGCCTGA
- the qhpR gene encoding AraC-like transcriptional regulator QhpR, whose amino-acid sequence MRAAFVNASALGDWKGVLAQRGLDYSQIDALLKVPNTMGDTYGHQVIDLRKFVETVETAGKIKNRSGMSWSVGLASNYAKRGKVGHAILGSRTLGTAFHRLVKYYPLIQDHTDLNLKVGESWTTLGYRILDPDIWPRTEDALYSLGVFASFVKTVAPDAWNSVEISVEADKDLIRNDLSDVVQTNVIYGAESNAIRFPTQLMNRDFGLLPAVDNDAINRLSRLLTEKTRKLPMSDRTRHLIFQGLSVGRVNQDHVAKELGVSRRTLRRKLAVEGESFQSILDECRIRAAMLEFRVSPGQSLSEMALKLGYSEHSTFSRAFMRWAGIAPQEFRKLM is encoded by the coding sequence ATGCGTGCAGCATTTGTCAATGCATCCGCGCTTGGTGACTGGAAAGGCGTGCTGGCGCAGCGCGGCCTCGATTATTCACAGATCGATGCACTGCTGAAGGTGCCGAACACCATGGGCGATACCTACGGTCATCAGGTGATCGATCTTCGCAAATTTGTGGAAACCGTGGAAACTGCGGGCAAGATCAAGAACCGTTCGGGCATGTCCTGGTCGGTGGGGCTTGCCTCCAACTATGCCAAACGCGGCAAGGTGGGGCATGCGATCCTCGGCTCCCGCACGCTTGGTACGGCGTTTCACCGGCTCGTCAAATATTATCCGCTCATTCAGGATCACACCGACCTCAACCTGAAGGTCGGCGAAAGCTGGACGACGCTTGGCTACCGCATCCTCGATCCCGATATCTGGCCGCGGACCGAAGACGCGCTCTATTCGCTTGGTGTCTTTGCCTCGTTCGTGAAAACGGTGGCGCCGGACGCCTGGAACAGCGTTGAAATCTCGGTCGAGGCCGACAAGGACCTCATCCGCAACGACCTGTCGGACGTGGTGCAGACGAACGTGATTTACGGCGCCGAATCGAACGCCATCCGCTTCCCGACGCAGCTGATGAACCGCGATTTCGGCCTGTTGCCGGCGGTCGATAATGACGCGATCAACCGCCTGTCGCGGCTCCTCACCGAGAAGACCCGCAAGCTGCCGATGAGCGACCGGACCCGCCACCTGATCTTCCAGGGCCTGAGCGTGGGCCGGGTCAATCAGGATCATGTTGCAAAGGAACTTGGCGTGTCGCGCCGCACGCTTCGCCGCAAGCTGGCGGTTGAAGGTGAAAGCTTCCAGTCGATCCTTGACGAATGCCGCATCCGCGCCGCGATGCTGGAGTTCCGGGTGAGCCCCGGCCAGTCGCTTTCGGAAATGGCGCTGAAGCTCGGTTATTCCGAACACAGCACTTTCTCCCGCGCTTTCATGCGCTGGGCCGGGATCGCGCCGCAAGAGTTCCGCAAGCTGATGTAG
- a CDS encoding type 1 glutamine amidotransferase — MPHLLLMEGNPAGVRAKADKLQVRSASEVYATAIHAHFPDIRLTVINAADPDAALPEGMGLGDFDGMVISGSSLRAFEDDPGITRQIDLLKAYCETGKPVLGSCWGLQIAAIAAGGEVAPSPIGREIGFARKLTLTPAGQVHPYFNGKPASFDAPCIHYDEVSRLPAGATLLCGNAHSPVQGAVIPIAKSEVWAVQYHPEFDLAQMSMLFRLYGRDLMEQGFFETEDQAASYRGHIDALVADPANKSAAWQLGIDADIIDDEKRRAEIINWVRHRILK, encoded by the coding sequence ATGCCGCATCTTCTGTTGATGGAAGGCAACCCGGCTGGCGTGCGTGCCAAAGCCGACAAGCTTCAGGTCCGCTCGGCGAGCGAGGTTTACGCGACCGCCATCCACGCTCATTTCCCCGATATCCGCCTGACCGTGATCAACGCCGCCGACCCCGACGCCGCCTTGCCCGAGGGCATGGGGCTTGGCGATTTCGACGGGATGGTGATCAGCGGATCGAGCCTTCGGGCGTTCGAGGATGATCCCGGCATCACCCGCCAGATCGATCTCCTGAAGGCTTATTGCGAAACGGGGAAGCCGGTGCTGGGCAGCTGCTGGGGCCTGCAGATCGCGGCAATTGCTGCAGGCGGCGAAGTGGCGCCGAGCCCCATCGGCCGCGAGATCGGTTTCGCCCGCAAGCTGACGCTGACGCCGGCGGGGCAGGTCCATCCCTATTTCAACGGCAAACCGGCAAGCTTCGATGCGCCCTGCATCCATTATGACGAAGTAAGCCGCCTGCCCGCTGGTGCCACGCTCCTCTGCGGCAATGCCCACAGCCCGGTGCAAGGCGCCGTGATCCCGATTGCAAAATCGGAAGTCTGGGCCGTGCAATATCACCCCGAGTTCGATCTCGCCCAGATGTCCATGCTGTTCCGCCTGTATGGCCGGGACCTGATGGAGCAGGGTTTTTTTGAAACCGAAGACCAGGCGGCAAGCTACCGCGGCCATATCGATGCGCTGGTCGCGGACCCCGCAAACAAGTCGGCCGCATGGCAGCTCGGGATTGACGCGGACATCATCGACGATGAAAAGCGCCGCGCCGAGATCATCAACTGGGTGCGCCACCGCATCCTCAAATAA
- a CDS encoding cytochrome P450: MSSAWKYPFVQSADPHIDLSSQDAFNQGAPLSTFARMQDEGEITWTEETGGRGFWSVTRLEDIMALNRQPDLLSSAKGIRIEDQTEEEYEARKTFQETDQPEHTYFRMLVNKAFSRNQVALFEDQIREITGDLIDKCLQMGEFDATHEIARQLPMRMLGQIIGVPQEDTDWLVEKGDALISNADPEYTDFVVDKIDTEEYRLLPFRSPAAIELFDYANDLLKRMDEGESFGVLNLVLQKTKDGRSMSHDEFRNFFCLLVAAGNDTTRYSIAASIHALANQPSLLQQLKDNLGNEEFMMTAADEMIRWASPTTHFRRTATRDFEHGGKTVKKGDKVVLWFTAGNRDTRAFDNPNEIDLTRKPNRFVSFGQGGPHVCLGMWLAKLEVRIVLEELARRVGTLEQTANHDYLRSNFILGIKHLPVRMTAA; this comes from the coding sequence ATGAGCAGCGCCTGGAAATACCCGTTCGTTCAATCGGCGGACCCGCATATCGACCTGTCGTCACAGGATGCCTTCAACCAGGGGGCACCCTTGTCCACTTTCGCCCGCATGCAGGATGAAGGCGAAATCACCTGGACCGAAGAAACCGGTGGTCGCGGCTTCTGGTCGGTAACGCGCCTTGAAGACATCATGGCGCTGAACCGCCAGCCCGATCTCCTGAGCTCCGCGAAGGGCATCCGGATCGAGGACCAGACGGAAGAAGAGTATGAAGCGCGCAAGACGTTTCAGGAAACCGACCAGCCCGAGCATACCTATTTCCGCATGCTGGTGAACAAGGCCTTCTCGCGCAACCAGGTGGCGCTTTTCGAGGATCAGATCCGCGAAATCACCGGCGACCTGATCGACAAGTGCCTGCAGATGGGCGAATTTGACGCGACCCACGAAATCGCCCGCCAGCTGCCGATGCGGATGCTTGGCCAGATCATCGGCGTGCCGCAGGAAGACACCGACTGGCTCGTTGAAAAGGGCGATGCGCTGATTTCGAACGCCGATCCCGAATATACCGATTTCGTGGTCGACAAGATCGACACCGAAGAATATCGCCTGCTGCCCTTCCGCTCGCCGGCCGCGATCGAGCTTTTCGATTATGCGAACGACCTCTTGAAGCGGATGGACGAGGGCGAAAGCTTCGGGGTTCTCAATCTCGTGCTGCAGAAAACCAAGGACGGTCGCAGCATGTCGCATGATGAGTTCCGCAACTTCTTCTGCCTTCTGGTGGCGGCCGGCAACGATACGACGCGCTACAGCATCGCGGCATCGATCCACGCGCTTGCCAACCAGCCGTCGCTGCTGCAACAGCTCAAGGATAATCTCGGCAACGAGGAATTCATGATGACAGCAGCGGACGAGATGATTCGCTGGGCCTCGCCCACCACCCACTTCCGCCGCACTGCCACCCGCGATTTCGAGCATGGCGGCAAGACGGTGAAAAAGGGCGACAAGGTGGTGCTGTGGTTCACCGCCGGGAACCGTGACACGCGCGCCTTTGACAATCCGAACGAGATTGACCTGACCCGCAAGCCGAACCGGTTTGTCTCCTTCGGGCAGGGCGGCCCGCACGTGTGCCTTGGCATGTGGCTCGCCAAGCTTGAAGTGCGGATCGTGCTGGAGGAACTGGCGCGGCGCGTCGGCACACTCGAACAGACGGCCAATCACGATTACCTCAGGTCCAACTTCATCCTCGGGATCAAGCATCTGCCCGTGCGCATGACGGCAGCCTGA
- a CDS encoding glutamine synthetase family protein: protein MDAQTMKRIRVLFADQLNLARGKYIPEDFAQGGAARFCIGTYAVTYARNIVDAPGAGVLEGLPDIEAVFDPASYRPGWEPNTQIALGDVHMHHKPSPLCGRSALKKAIAAWKAKGLNPMIGLEGEAYIFQRGENGEWVPYDTPGAFVYGTGPFTDPAGLIDEVWAKAQEIGIRVESFNSEYDSPQFELTLGYTDALKACDDFFLFRQMAREVLYKRGYLLSFLPKPIAGIAGSGLHVNLSFQDKDGNNVMADATGRDQLSDLVKGCIAGLVHHHESLSAMLAPIVNSYDRLQPGALSGYWANWGYDHRGVAVRVSAETGKAARIEHRLGDCAASPYAAVAAILNAAYLGFEEGYDLQPAEDGDGIETINTTTRHVPASLGEALGYLKKDTAFTDRMGQTLIDNYIAIKEAEIEEVAGKDAAGIFDYYAPFI, encoded by the coding sequence ATGGACGCTCAGACAATGAAACGTATCCGCGTGCTTTTTGCAGACCAGCTCAATCTGGCACGCGGCAAGTATATTCCGGAAGATTTCGCACAAGGCGGGGCCGCGCGCTTCTGCATCGGCACCTATGCCGTCACCTACGCCCGCAACATCGTGGACGCCCCCGGCGCCGGTGTGCTTGAAGGCCTGCCCGATATCGAAGCGGTTTTCGACCCCGCCAGCTATCGCCCCGGATGGGAGCCGAATACCCAGATCGCGCTTGGCGATGTGCATATGCACCACAAGCCTTCACCGCTTTGCGGCCGCTCTGCGCTCAAGAAGGCGATTGCGGCATGGAAGGCCAAAGGCCTCAACCCGATGATCGGGCTTGAGGGCGAGGCCTATATCTTCCAGCGCGGTGAAAATGGCGAATGGGTGCCCTACGATACGCCCGGTGCGTTTGTTTACGGCACCGGCCCCTTCACCGACCCCGCCGGGCTTATCGACGAGGTCTGGGCCAAGGCGCAGGAGATCGGCATCAGGGTCGAATCCTTCAATTCGGAATATGACAGCCCTCAGTTCGAACTGACGCTTGGCTATACCGATGCCCTGAAGGCCTGTGACGATTTCTTCCTGTTCCGCCAGATGGCGCGGGAAGTGCTTTACAAGCGCGGCTATCTCCTCAGCTTCCTGCCGAAACCCATCGCGGGTATCGCCGGTAGCGGGCTTCATGTGAACCTCAGCTTCCAGGATAAGGACGGCAACAATGTGATGGCCGATGCCACGGGGCGCGACCAGCTTTCAGACCTTGTGAAAGGCTGTATCGCCGGCCTTGTGCATCACCACGAAAGCCTGAGCGCCATGCTCGCCCCTATCGTCAATTCCTATGACCGGCTACAGCCCGGTGCGCTCAGCGGTTATTGGGCGAACTGGGGTTACGATCACCGCGGTGTGGCGGTGCGTGTGTCGGCTGAGACCGGCAAGGCGGCGCGGATCGAACACCGGCTTGGTGATTGCGCGGCCAGCCCCTATGCAGCGGTGGCGGCGATCCTGAATGCTGCCTACCTCGGTTTCGAGGAAGGCTATGACCTGCAACCGGCTGAAGACGGCGACGGGATCGAGACGATCAACACGACCACGCGGCATGTGCCCGCGTCGCTCGGCGAAGCGCTCGGATATCTGAAAAAGGATACTGCCTTTACCGACCGCATGGGCCAGACGCTTATCGACAATTATATTGCGATCAAGGAAGCCGAGATCGAGGAAGTGGCGGGCAAAGACGCCGCCGGCATCTTCGACTATTATGCTCCCTTTATCTGA
- a CDS encoding aldehyde dehydrogenase, producing MRDRFSVGDVQISPDHYIGGKRVSSPETFETRSPMDWDLLLGNISRGDAKTADLALQAATDAFPAWAALSPKERGAYLHRLADLIEENKDAIAYAECMDMAMLLESLQLRLVPRGALNFRNYADLAIEHEERVWDSKGTHNRVIRMPAGPAVIITPWNAPFMLSTWKCAPALAAGNTVVLKPAEWSPLSASLLADMADKAGFPPGVFNVVQGYGAEVGNALVSDPRAKRISFTGSVPTARVIGKAAAENVVPFTAELGGKSCLLVFADADIDAAAKKAAGQFDDSGQVCMAGTRIIVEESIAEEFERRFHEYTDKHAMGDSRDKATTMSAMIHPIHIARVEGFVDRARANGDTIVRGGKRHIDGKLWYEPTLIKPKSNQSEVVQSEVFGPVLTFQTFKTEEEGVALANSTVYGLSGIVYTGSRERAERVGRMVRGGTVWVNTFLVRDLTAPFGGIGLSGLGREGGHYALEFHSDLKTLQILEGSTR from the coding sequence ATGCGTGACAGATTCAGCGTTGGCGACGTGCAGATCAGCCCCGACCATTATATCGGCGGCAAGCGCGTTTCCTCGCCCGAAACATTCGAAACCCGCAGTCCGATGGACTGGGATCTGCTTCTGGGCAATATCTCGCGCGGGGACGCAAAAACGGCAGACCTCGCCTTGCAGGCTGCGACCGATGCCTTCCCGGCGTGGGCAGCACTTTCCCCGAAGGAACGGGGCGCCTACCTGCACCGGCTGGCGGACCTGATTGAGGAAAACAAGGACGCCATCGCCTATGCCGAATGCATGGATATGGCGATGCTTCTGGAAAGCCTGCAGCTTCGGCTCGTGCCGCGCGGCGCGCTCAATTTCCGCAATTATGCCGATCTCGCGATCGAGCATGAGGAACGCGTGTGGGATTCGAAAGGCACCCACAACAGGGTGATCCGCATGCCGGCAGGCCCGGCGGTGATCATCACCCCGTGGAACGCGCCCTTCATGCTGTCCACCTGGAAATGCGCGCCCGCCCTTGCCGCCGGCAATACGGTGGTGCTGAAGCCCGCTGAATGGTCACCGCTGTCGGCAAGCCTGCTCGCTGACATGGCCGACAAGGCAGGCTTCCCGCCGGGCGTGTTCAACGTGGTTCAAGGCTATGGGGCGGAGGTCGGCAACGCGCTTGTCTCCGACCCGCGCGCCAAGCGTATTTCCTTCACGGGGTCGGTGCCCACGGCCCGCGTCATCGGCAAGGCGGCGGCAGAGAATGTCGTGCCGTTTACCGCCGAGCTTGGTGGCAAGTCGTGCCTTCTCGTGTTCGCCGACGCCGACATCGACGCTGCCGCCAAAAAGGCCGCCGGCCAGTTTGACGACAGCGGCCAGGTTTGCATGGCGGGCACGCGGATTATCGTCGAGGAATCGATTGCCGAGGAATTCGAGCGCCGCTTCCACGAATATACAGACAAGCATGCGATGGGCGACAGCCGCGACAAGGCGACCACCATGTCGGCCATGATCCACCCCATCCACATCGCCCGCGTTGAAGGCTTTGTGGACCGCGCCCGCGCGAACGGCGACACCATCGTGCGCGGAGGCAAACGCCATATCGACGGCAAGCTCTGGTACGAGCCGACGCTGATCAAACCGAAAAGTAACCAGTCGGAAGTGGTGCAAAGCGAGGTCTTCGGGCCCGTCCTCACCTTCCAGACCTTCAAGACGGAAGAAGAGGGCGTGGCCCTTGCCAACTCCACCGTCTATGGCCTTTCGGGCATCGTCTATACGGGCTCCCGCGAGCGCGCGGAACGGGTCGGCCGCATGGTGCGCGGCGGCACGGTCTGGGTGAATACCTTCCTCGTGCGCGACCTGACGGCCCCCTTTGGCGGCATCGGCCTCAGCGGCCTTGGCCGCGAGGGCGGGCACTATGCCCTCGAATTCCACTCTGACCTCAAGACCCTGCAAATCCTCGAAGGCTCCACCCGTTAA